One genomic window of Thermoanaerobaculum aquaticum includes the following:
- a CDS encoding ABC transporter permease produces MFRWRKALIVARREYLVRVKTKAFWISTLAVPALLLAFSLGPAFLLTRSSGTYHVGVLTADQDLFHRIEKALADRPHREGAGKLVVTVERIEPQPDREGQREKLKAAVLDKRFAAVVVVPDALPTGAEEVKVEYLSTNVSAIQLLVTVERALAQAVREKKLTQAGVAPEVAKIALAGVDLLPVKVSKGGEESRESVASAFAVGYVLVFVMFFTAVMYGMIVMRGVLEEKSSRIVEVIVANLSPLELMFGKIFGVGFVGLTQYALWLLLAANVMGFSAASGVAGAASILTNPVLMLSFVAFFVLGYFLYGSLYAALGAAFNSEEEAQQVQNAAGWVMGVPFLFMVPIMNNPDSPISVVVSLVPFFAPMLFFLRMVLQFPPTWQVILCFALLVATTAVVVRLAAAVYRVGILSYGARPTAKQLWRWAWGKS; encoded by the coding sequence ATGTTTCGGTGGCGTAAGGCGTTGATCGTGGCCCGCCGGGAGTACCTGGTGCGGGTTAAAACCAAGGCGTTTTGGATTTCCACCCTGGCGGTTCCGGCGTTGCTCTTGGCCTTCAGCCTGGGTCCGGCTTTTCTTTTGACCCGGTCTTCGGGCACCTACCACGTGGGGGTCCTCACCGCCGACCAGGACCTCTTCCACCGCATCGAGAAGGCCCTGGCCGACCGTCCCCACCGGGAGGGAGCCGGCAAGCTGGTGGTGACCGTGGAGCGCATCGAGCCGCAGCCCGATCGCGAGGGGCAAAGGGAAAAGCTCAAGGCGGCGGTGCTGGACAAGCGCTTCGCAGCCGTGGTGGTGGTCCCTGATGCACTTCCCACCGGCGCTGAAGAAGTCAAGGTGGAGTACCTCTCCACCAACGTTTCCGCCATTCAGCTCCTGGTCACGGTGGAACGGGCCTTAGCCCAAGCGGTTCGGGAGAAAAAGCTCACCCAGGCGGGTGTGGCCCCGGAGGTGGCCAAGATCGCCCTTGCTGGCGTTGACCTGCTGCCCGTGAAGGTGAGCAAGGGCGGGGAGGAAAGCCGGGAAAGCGTGGCTTCTGCCTTTGCGGTGGGTTACGTGCTGGTGTTTGTGATGTTTTTTACCGCCGTGATGTACGGGATGATCGTCATGCGGGGGGTGCTGGAGGAAAAAAGCTCCCGCATCGTGGAGGTCATCGTTGCCAACCTCTCGCCGTTGGAGCTCATGTTCGGGAAGATCTTCGGGGTTGGCTTCGTAGGACTTACCCAGTACGCCCTGTGGTTGCTGTTGGCCGCTAACGTCATGGGCTTTTCTGCTGCCAGCGGAGTGGCGGGAGCCGCCAGCATCCTCACAAATCCGGTGCTCATGCTTTCGTTTGTGGCCTTTTTCGTGTTGGGCTACTTCCTCTACGGGTCGCTGTACGCCGCCCTCGGTGCGGCTTTTAACAGCGAAGAGGAAGCCCAGCAGGTGCAAAACGCCGCCGGATGGGTGATGGGCGTGCCCTTCTTGTTCATGGTGCCCATCATGAACAACCCGGATTCCCCAATTTCCGTGGTGGTGTCGCTGGTTCCCTTTTTTGCCCCGATGCTGTTCTTCCTCCGTATGGTGCTGCAGTTCCCGCCCACCTGGCAGGTGATCCTGTGCTTTGCGCTTTTGGTGGCCACCACTGCCGTAGTGGTGCGTTTGGCCGCTGCCGTGTACCGGGTGGGGATCCTCAGCTACGGCGCCCGGCCCACGGCTAAGCAGCTTTGGCGCTGGGCCTGGGGTAAAAGCTAA
- a CDS encoding ABC transporter ATP-binding protein — MAQLQLDKVSKAFGAVQAVRELSFLVPQGSIYGLLGPNGAGKTTTIRMIMRIVLPDAGTILLDGEAVDDLKRERIGYLPEERGLYRKMQVLEHLAFLGEVRGLSRDEARKRARNWLERLGLADKASAKVEALSKGMQQKVQFAAAVIHDPPLVILDEPFTGLDPIATRQFKDEILQMAKGGVTVLFSTHVLPQAEELCTHYCLINRGRALFAGTAEEVRKRYAKPQLKLATADGAPPPENLPGVNQVEKRNGFYLLHLDGTLQAPQVVREVANRCQVAAVEHYQPTLEEIFLRAVEEDHVSVA, encoded by the coding sequence ATGGCTCAGTTGCAGCTGGACAAGGTAAGCAAAGCGTTCGGAGCGGTGCAGGCGGTTCGGGAGCTGTCGTTTTTGGTGCCCCAGGGCAGCATTTACGGGCTTTTGGGCCCAAACGGCGCGGGGAAGACCACCACCATCCGCATGATCATGCGCATCGTGCTGCCCGACGCCGGCACCATCCTCCTGGACGGGGAAGCGGTGGACGACCTCAAGCGGGAGCGCATTGGCTACCTCCCGGAGGAACGCGGGCTTTACCGCAAGATGCAGGTGCTGGAGCACCTGGCGTTTTTGGGCGAGGTGCGCGGGCTATCCCGGGACGAAGCCCGAAAGCGGGCCAGGAACTGGCTTGAGCGCCTGGGCCTTGCCGATAAAGCCAGCGCCAAAGTGGAGGCGCTTTCCAAAGGCATGCAGCAAAAGGTGCAGTTCGCCGCAGCGGTGATTCACGATCCCCCTCTGGTAATTCTCGACGAGCCCTTTACCGGCCTGGACCCCATTGCCACCCGGCAGTTCAAAGACGAAATCCTGCAGATGGCCAAAGGCGGTGTTACCGTGCTGTTTTCCACCCACGTGCTCCCCCAGGCCGAGGAGCTGTGTACCCACTATTGCTTGATCAACCGGGGGCGGGCGTTGTTTGCCGGGACAGCGGAGGAAGTTCGCAAGCGCTACGCCAAGCCCCAGCTGAAGCTGGCCACCGCCGATGGTGCCCCACCCCCGGAAAACCTGCCCGGCGTCAATCAAGTGGAAAAACGCAACGGGTTTTACCTTCTGCATCTGGACGGTACGCTGCAAGCCCCGCAGGTGGTGCGGGAGGTGGCCAACCGCTGCCAGGTAGCAGCAGTGGAGCACTACCAGCCAACCCTTGAGGAGATCTTCCTGCGAGCCGTGGAGGAGGACCATGTTTCGGTGGCGTAA
- the tadA gene encoding tRNA adenosine(34) deaminase TadA: protein MPAETTPQWVFSEDDRSFMRQALAQAEEAAAGGDVPIGAVVVDATGNVVAAAGNRRERDQDPTAHAELLALREAARRLGSWRLLGCRLYVTVEPCPMCAAACVLARLAQVVYGAPDPKLGFVGSLANLLEDPRLNHKVAWRAGLLADEASALLSRFFANQRSRR from the coding sequence GTGCCGGCGGAAACGACGCCCCAGTGGGTGTTCAGCGAAGATGACCGCTCTTTTATGCGCCAGGCATTAGCCCAAGCGGAGGAAGCGGCGGCGGGCGGCGATGTGCCCATTGGGGCGGTGGTGGTGGATGCCACGGGGAACGTTGTAGCCGCGGCGGGGAACCGCCGGGAGCGGGACCAGGACCCCACCGCCCACGCGGAGCTTTTGGCCCTGCGGGAGGCGGCGCGACGGCTTGGCTCCTGGCGGCTTTTGGGTTGCCGTTTGTACGTCACGGTGGAGCCCTGCCCCATGTGCGCGGCGGCGTGCGTGCTGGCGCGCCTGGCGCAGGTGGTTTACGGAGCTCCCGACCCCAAGCTAGGCTTTGTGGGTTCACTGGCCAACCTTTTGGAGGACCCCCGTCTCAACCACAAGGTTGCCTGGCGGGCGGGGCTTTTGGCCGATGAGGCCTCGGCTTTGCTCTCCCGGTTCTTTGCAAACCAGCGGAGTAGGCGCTAG
- the dnaX gene encoding DNA polymerase III subunit gamma/tau: MSAYQVLARRYRPQTFEDLVGQETVVRTLRNALATGKVSHAYVFSGLRGVGKTTAARILAKALNCERGPTPDPCGQCVPCREIAEGTSMDVLEIDAASNRGIDNVRELREVARILPVRDRYRVFILDEAHQLTGEAFNALLKILEEPPPHVVFILASTEKHKFPPTILSRCQQLDFRPLPTETIAQRLKEVAAREKFALEDAAAHLIARAAQGSLRDGLSILDQVRSFVGEAAVDAAAVSQVLGLPPLEFLVELWQALASGNPGRALELVAQREAQGGDPLLLYQELLELLRSLVLVAANREAPLPYPPPFREALADSAAQVGLASLLRILSLAISGRELVSAAPSPGLGVMVAVGKLALWPRLVRVEALLAGNQAVAPSASPAGFSEGSLPLGASPLEGFLDQVGHKLGVALAARLRSFCELSLGEGELLIRLRSGGPNATAKALQEALASLESLARELDLAQKVRLVVTEAEPSLEQKVAADPRVQAVLEVFGGKITKVEEQS, encoded by the coding sequence GTGAGCGCCTATCAGGTTCTGGCCCGTCGCTACCGACCGCAAACCTTTGAGGATTTGGTGGGTCAGGAAACGGTGGTGCGCACCCTGCGCAACGCCCTGGCCACCGGCAAGGTTTCCCATGCCTACGTGTTTTCGGGCCTGCGGGGTGTGGGGAAGACCACGGCGGCCAGGATTCTCGCCAAGGCCCTTAACTGCGAGCGCGGTCCCACCCCGGACCCCTGTGGCCAGTGCGTGCCGTGCCGGGAAATTGCCGAAGGCACCTCCATGGACGTGCTGGAAATTGATGCCGCTTCCAACCGCGGCATTGATAACGTGCGGGAGCTGCGGGAGGTGGCGCGAATCCTGCCGGTGCGCGATCGCTACCGGGTTTTTATCTTGGACGAGGCCCACCAGCTCACCGGTGAGGCCTTTAACGCCTTGCTCAAGATCCTGGAGGAGCCGCCGCCCCACGTGGTGTTCATTTTGGCCTCCACAGAAAAGCACAAGTTCCCCCCCACGATCCTTTCCCGCTGCCAGCAGTTGGACTTCCGCCCGTTGCCCACGGAAACCATCGCCCAAAGGCTGAAGGAAGTGGCCGCGCGGGAGAAGTTCGCCCTCGAGGACGCCGCCGCGCACCTCATTGCCCGCGCCGCCCAGGGCAGCCTGCGGGATGGCCTTTCGATCCTGGACCAAGTGCGTTCCTTTGTGGGCGAAGCCGCCGTGGATGCTGCGGCGGTGAGTCAGGTCCTGGGTTTGCCCCCCCTGGAGTTCCTGGTGGAGCTCTGGCAGGCGCTGGCTTCCGGCAACCCGGGGCGAGCGCTGGAGCTGGTGGCCCAGCGGGAGGCCCAGGGGGGCGACCCCCTTTTGCTGTACCAGGAGCTTTTGGAGCTGTTGCGCAGCTTGGTGCTGGTGGCGGCCAACCGCGAAGCCCCGCTGCCCTACCCGCCGCCTTTTCGTGAGGCTTTGGCTGATTCCGCCGCTCAGGTGGGGCTTGCCTCCCTGCTGCGGATCCTGAGCCTGGCCATTTCCGGGCGGGAGCTGGTGAGCGCGGCTCCAAGCCCCGGGTTAGGGGTGATGGTGGCCGTGGGCAAGCTGGCGCTTTGGCCGCGGCTGGTGCGCGTGGAGGCGCTCTTGGCCGGAAACCAAGCGGTGGCCCCAAGTGCAAGTCCGGCCGGTTTTTCCGAAGGGTCGTTGCCCCTGGGGGCTTCACCTCTGGAGGGGTTTTTGGACCAGGTGGGTCACAAGCTGGGGGTGGCGCTGGCTGCCAGGTTGCGGAGCTTCTGCGAGCTTTCGCTGGGGGAGGGGGAGCTGTTGATTCGCCTGCGCTCGGGGGGGCCCAACGCCACCGCCAAGGCGCTGCAGGAGGCGCTTGCCAGCCTGGAAAGCCTGGCCCGGGAGCTGGACCTGGCCCAGAAGGTGCGGTTGGTGGTCACCGAGGCCGAGCCGTCGCTGGAGCAAAAGGTGGCTGCCGATCCCCGGGTGCAGGCGGTGCTTGAGGTTTTTGGCGGCAAGATCACCAAGGTGGAGGAACAGTCGTGA
- a CDS encoding YbaB/EbfC family nucleoid-associated protein, producing MKIQELLRQAQKAQESLQQQLSQLEVEGRAGGGLVVVRLNGLKELKGVSFEPSALTEADAELLAEMVKVAWEEAAREADAKAKGLLASMGLPGGLF from the coding sequence GTGAAGATTCAAGAGCTCTTAAGGCAAGCGCAAAAGGCCCAGGAATCCCTGCAGCAGCAGCTCTCCCAGCTGGAAGTGGAGGGGCGGGCGGGAGGCGGTTTGGTGGTGGTGAGGCTCAACGGCCTCAAAGAGCTCAAAGGCGTGAGCTTTGAGCCCAGCGCTTTGACCGAGGCCGACGCCGAGCTCTTGGCGGAAATGGTGAAGGTGGCCTGGGAGGAAGCGGCACGGGAGGCCGACGCTAAGGCCAAGGGCTTGCTGGCCAGCATGGGTTTGCCGGGAGGGCTTTTTTAG
- the recR gene encoding recombination mediator RecR encodes MRPPSVRALMEELQKLPGVGPRSAVRMAQYLLKEREEALRLSQTLVQAHERVGFCSTCFLLAEGSCPVCDDPGRDRTVICVVEEPVNAWAIEATGEFKGLYHVLLGTLDPLRGIGPEELTVAKLVDRVAAGGVQEVILATNLTVEGEATAHFLVQLLRPKGVKTSRIAFGLPAGGEISYADTVTLARALVARRGME; translated from the coding sequence TTGCGTCCACCCAGCGTGCGGGCCTTGATGGAGGAACTGCAAAAGCTCCCCGGGGTAGGTCCGCGCTCGGCGGTGCGCATGGCCCAGTACCTGCTCAAAGAGCGGGAGGAAGCCTTAAGGCTTTCCCAAACGCTGGTGCAAGCCCATGAGCGCGTGGGCTTTTGCTCCACCTGCTTCCTTTTGGCCGAGGGCAGCTGCCCGGTGTGCGACGATCCCGGGCGGGATCGCACGGTGATTTGCGTGGTGGAAGAACCGGTGAACGCCTGGGCCATCGAAGCCACCGGCGAGTTTAAAGGGTTGTACCACGTGCTTCTGGGAACCCTTGACCCTCTGCGGGGCATTGGCCCCGAAGAGCTCACGGTGGCAAAGCTTGTGGACCGGGTGGCTGCCGGGGGTGTGCAGGAGGTCATCCTGGCCACCAACCTCACGGTGGAAGGGGAAGCCACCGCTCATTTTTTGGTGCAGCTTTTGCGGCCCAAAGGCGTGAAAACCTCCCGCATTGCCTTTGGCTTGCCAGCGGGAGGGGAAATCTCGTACGCTGATACCGTCACCTTGGCTCGTGCCCTGGTGGCGCGCCGGGGGATGGAATGA
- a CDS encoding roadblock/LC7 domain-containing protein — protein sequence MLGPNLVMYEEEFERINSILSRLWVDANAKIVFLVDKNGQQIAAKGDLEKVDTTSLASLTAGNVAATDGLARLIGEKEFSILFHEGERDNIHISIVAQRLILVVIFDERSSLGLVRLRVRKAAQELEEVLNAMANKAAQQGQAPVSPFAEITDEDIDNLFSE from the coding sequence ATGCTGGGGCCCAATTTGGTGATGTACGAGGAGGAGTTCGAGCGGATTAACAGCATCCTCTCGCGGCTATGGGTAGACGCTAACGCCAAGATCGTTTTCTTGGTTGACAAGAACGGCCAGCAAATTGCCGCTAAGGGCGATCTGGAAAAGGTGGACACCACGTCGTTGGCTTCGCTCACCGCCGGCAACGTGGCGGCTACCGATGGCTTGGCGAGGCTCATTGGCGAGAAGGAGTTTTCCATCCTGTTTCACGAGGGGGAGCGGGACAACATCCACATCTCCATCGTGGCGCAGCGCTTGATCCTGGTGGTGATCTTTGACGAGCGGTCGTCGCTGGGTTTGGTGCGGCTGCGGGTGCGGAAAGCGGCGCAAGAGCTGGAGGAAGTGCTCAACGCCATGGCTAACAAAGCGGCGCAGCAAGGGCAGGCGCCGGTTTCTCCCTTTGCCGAAATTACCGACGAAGACATTGACAACCTGTTCTCCGAATGA
- a CDS encoding GTP-binding protein has product MSFINYASREINCKIVYYGPGLGGKTTNLQYIYEKTNPQAKGQLISLATETDRTLFFDFLPLDLGTVRGFRTRFHLYTVPGQVFYDASRKLILKGVDGVVFVADSQEARMDANLESLENLKVNLRENGFDLMTIPYVLQFNKRDLPSAVPYDEMYRLLNVKGEPTFEAVATQGTGVFETLKAVAKLVLQELSKK; this is encoded by the coding sequence ATGAGCTTCATCAACTACGCTTCCCGGGAAATTAACTGCAAGATCGTGTACTACGGGCCAGGTCTGGGCGGCAAGACCACCAACTTGCAGTACATTTACGAAAAGACCAACCCCCAGGCCAAAGGGCAGCTCATTTCCCTGGCCACCGAAACCGATCGTACGTTGTTTTTTGATTTTCTCCCCTTGGATTTGGGGACGGTACGGGGCTTCCGTACGCGCTTTCACCTGTACACGGTGCCCGGTCAGGTGTTTTACGATGCCTCCCGGAAGCTCATCCTCAAGGGTGTGGACGGGGTGGTGTTCGTGGCCGACTCGCAAGAGGCCCGCATGGACGCCAACCTGGAATCCCTGGAAAACCTCAAGGTGAATTTGCGGGAGAACGGCTTCGACCTCATGACCATCCCTTACGTTTTGCAGTTCAACAAGCGCGATTTGCCTTCAGCGGTGCCTTACGACGAGATGTACCGCCTGTTGAACGTCAAGGGCGAACCCACCTTTGAGGCGGTGGCCACCCAAGGGACCGGCGTCTTCGAGACCCTGAAAGCGGTGGCCAAGCTGGTGCTTCAGGAGCTTTCCAAGAAGTAA
- a CDS encoding gluconeogenesis factor YvcK family protein, producing MTAGEVSMVALGGGTGLATLLKGAKTLPLASLTAVVTVTDDGGSSGRLRQEFGVPAPGDVRNCLVALAEDEELLTRLFAFRFPGEGPTGGHSLGNLFMIALTHLTGDFSQAVRLAGEVLRVRGMVLPTTHANVHLVGESADGRMVVGETAISTSGPPRRVALSPADAPALPEVLAALRQAQLVVLGPGSLFTSIIPNLLVRGVVQALAESRALKVYVANLVTQPGETTGFSLGDHLQALKTYAPSLQVDVVLANSEPLPPEVAARYRAAGAEPVALEGVSGVRVEARKLLKVTPEGTVRHDPKRLAQALWELWEARA from the coding sequence GTGACGGCTGGAGAGGTGAGCATGGTGGCCCTGGGGGGTGGTACGGGTCTGGCAACCCTCCTTAAGGGTGCCAAGACCTTGCCCCTCGCTTCGCTCACGGCGGTGGTGACGGTCACCGACGATGGCGGCTCTTCCGGTCGCCTGCGCCAGGAGTTTGGGGTGCCGGCCCCGGGGGACGTGCGCAACTGCCTGGTGGCGCTGGCCGAAGACGAGGAGCTTTTAACCCGGCTTTTTGCCTTTCGCTTTCCGGGGGAAGGCCCCACCGGAGGCCATTCCCTGGGCAACCTGTTCATGATTGCCCTCACCCACCTCACCGGGGATTTTTCGCAAGCGGTGCGGCTGGCCGGGGAGGTGCTGCGGGTGCGGGGCATGGTGCTTCCCACCACGCACGCCAACGTTCACCTGGTGGGGGAATCCGCCGATGGCCGCATGGTGGTGGGGGAAACCGCCATTTCCACCTCCGGCCCTCCCCGCCGGGTGGCGCTTTCGCCCGCGGATGCTCCCGCCCTTCCCGAGGTGTTGGCAGCCCTGCGGCAGGCCCAGCTGGTGGTTTTGGGACCGGGTTCGCTTTTTACCAGCATCATCCCCAACCTCTTGGTGCGGGGGGTGGTGCAGGCGCTGGCCGAAAGCCGGGCGCTCAAGGTGTACGTGGCCAACCTCGTGACCCAACCCGGCGAAACCACGGGGTTTTCCCTGGGCGATCACCTCCAGGCTTTGAAAACCTACGCACCCTCCCTCCAGGTGGATGTGGTGCTGGCCAACAGCGAGCCTTTGCCTCCGGAGGTGGCTGCCCGCTACCGGGCGGCGGGGGCTGAGCCGGTGGCTTTGGAAGGGGTTTCCGGGGTTAGAGTGGAGGCGCGGAAGCTTTTGAAGGTCACGCCCGAGGGCACGGTGCGCCACGACCCGAAGCGTCTGGCGCAAGCCCTCTGGGAGCTGTGGGAGGCACGGGCTTGA
- a CDS encoding NTP transferase domain-containing protein — MKLGAVVLAAGQGKRLKTGLAKVLHPAHGRPLLQWVLEAVAPLAPAKTVVVVGHRREQVEAFLSGQKVEIVVQDPPAGTGDAVRVALPALAGCELALVLPGDAPLLQSESLRRLVAAFQHEKAACALLSAVLDEGGPYGRIVRRDGEVMAIVEARDATPEQLAIREVNAGVYVFNVAKIRPLLLELTPTNSQGEYYLTDVVAGLVARGEKVVAMSLQDPEEMLGVNTRGELAEVGKKLNARVVRFWQENGVTVFDPETTWIEVGCEIGRDTVLEPGVHLRGQCRLGERCRVGAHSVLEDVQLAPGTQVAPLTYMRGS, encoded by the coding sequence TTGAAGCTGGGCGCGGTGGTTCTGGCGGCGGGGCAGGGCAAGCGCCTCAAAACCGGGCTGGCCAAGGTGCTCCACCCCGCCCACGGCCGGCCCCTTTTGCAGTGGGTGCTGGAAGCGGTGGCCCCGCTTGCCCCGGCCAAGACCGTGGTGGTGGTGGGGCACCGTAGGGAGCAGGTGGAGGCGTTCCTTTCCGGGCAAAAGGTGGAGATAGTGGTGCAGGATCCTCCGGCCGGCACCGGCGATGCCGTGCGGGTAGCGCTGCCGGCCCTGGCAGGGTGCGAGCTGGCCTTGGTCCTCCCCGGGGATGCCCCGCTTTTGCAGAGCGAGAGCTTGCGCCGGCTGGTGGCCGCGTTCCAGCATGAAAAAGCAGCTTGCGCCTTGCTTTCGGCGGTGCTGGACGAGGGCGGGCCATACGGCCGCATTGTGCGCCGGGATGGAGAGGTAATGGCCATCGTAGAGGCGCGGGACGCCACTCCGGAGCAGCTAGCCATCCGCGAGGTGAACGCCGGGGTTTACGTGTTTAATGTGGCCAAAATCCGCCCCTTGCTTTTGGAGCTCACACCCACCAACAGCCAGGGGGAGTACTACCTCACCGATGTGGTGGCGGGGCTGGTGGCCCGGGGTGAAAAGGTGGTGGCCATGAGCTTGCAGGACCCCGAAGAAATGCTGGGGGTCAACACCCGGGGGGAGCTTGCCGAAGTGGGCAAAAAGCTCAACGCCCGGGTGGTGCGCTTTTGGCAGGAAAACGGGGTGACCGTCTTTGACCCCGAGACCACCTGGATCGAGGTGGGTTGCGAAATCGGTCGGGACACCGTTCTGGAACCCGGGGTGCACCTGCGCGGACAGTGCCGGCTGGGCGAACGGTGCCGGGTGGGTGCCCATAGCGTTCTGGAGGATGTGCAGCTGGCTCCGGGCACGCAGGTGGCGCCCTTGACGTATATGAGGGGGAGCTAG
- the glmS gene encoding glutamine--fructose-6-phosphate transaminase (isomerizing) has protein sequence MCGIVGYVGFRQAVPLVLEALRRLEYRGYDSAGIAVHTDSGLAVLRAEGKLVNLLEKAYAAPVSGQVAIGHTRWATHGPPVERNAHPHTDDQKLCAVVHNGIIENYVELKEELKREGAQFSSDTDSEVIAHLLARERGSLLERALSVRRRLSGQFAVVAMDRRENGVLVAFRQGPPLVVGFGEGETLVASDPAAVVSLTRRCLHLEDGDVALLSPQGVQIFDATDRPVSRPEVVLDWDPGQVERGGYKHFMLKEIHEQPGACAQTLQVLVGERGFDLTPWGLPPELLRSLSSVHLVACGTSWHAALVGKFYLETLAGVPCRVDYASEFRYREPLVPPSSLVVGITQSGETADTLAAMRLAKDKQALVGSICNVRGAMAERLSEVKLPTSAGPEIGVASTKAFTSQLVALLVLALAWRRARGEADEALERRLFHLPYDLQQALHTDSSVEGVAGELQHARNALYLGRGVLYPIALEGALKLKEISYVHAEGYPAGEMKHGPIALLDEDFPVIGLCPAFELTEKTLSNLEEVRARKAPVYVVGDGEHPRLREIAQRLVPLPRLPWPLLPIVAVVPLQLLAYRVAVLRGCDVDQPRNLAKSVTVE, from the coding sequence ATGTGCGGGATCGTGGGCTACGTGGGCTTTCGCCAAGCGGTGCCCCTGGTGCTGGAAGCCCTGCGCCGCTTGGAGTACCGCGGTTACGATTCAGCAGGGATTGCGGTGCACACGGACTCGGGCTTGGCGGTTTTGCGGGCCGAGGGCAAGCTCGTGAACCTGCTGGAAAAGGCCTATGCCGCCCCGGTTTCCGGGCAGGTGGCCATTGGCCACACGCGGTGGGCCACCCATGGCCCACCGGTGGAGCGCAACGCCCACCCGCACACCGACGACCAAAAGCTCTGCGCGGTGGTGCACAACGGCATCATCGAAAACTACGTAGAGCTCAAGGAGGAGCTCAAGCGGGAAGGGGCCCAATTTTCCTCCGATACCGACAGCGAGGTGATCGCCCACCTTTTGGCCCGGGAGCGGGGAAGCCTCCTGGAGCGGGCCCTTTCCGTGCGTCGCCGGCTTTCCGGGCAGTTTGCGGTGGTGGCCATGGACCGGCGGGAGAACGGGGTGCTGGTGGCCTTCCGTCAGGGCCCGCCGCTGGTGGTGGGCTTCGGTGAGGGGGAAACGCTGGTGGCTTCCGATCCGGCGGCGGTGGTTTCCCTCACCCGCCGCTGCCTGCACCTGGAGGATGGGGACGTGGCGCTCCTTTCCCCGCAAGGGGTGCAGATCTTTGACGCTACCGACCGGCCGGTAAGCCGGCCCGAAGTGGTGCTGGATTGGGACCCCGGGCAGGTGGAGCGGGGCGGCTACAAGCACTTCATGCTCAAGGAAATCCACGAGCAGCCGGGGGCCTGCGCGCAAACCCTGCAGGTGCTGGTGGGTGAAAGGGGGTTTGACCTTACGCCCTGGGGGTTGCCCCCGGAACTCCTGCGCAGCCTTTCCTCTGTGCACCTGGTGGCCTGCGGGACCTCCTGGCATGCGGCGCTGGTGGGCAAGTTTTACCTGGAAACCCTGGCGGGGGTTCCGTGCCGGGTGGACTACGCCAGCGAGTTTCGCTATCGAGAGCCGCTTGTTCCCCCCTCTTCGCTGGTGGTGGGGATCACCCAGTCGGGGGAAACCGCCGACACCCTGGCTGCCATGCGCCTGGCCAAGGACAAGCAAGCGCTGGTGGGAAGCATTTGCAACGTGCGGGGGGCCATGGCCGAAAGGCTTTCGGAGGTGAAGCTCCCCACCAGCGCCGGACCGGAAATTGGCGTGGCTTCCACCAAGGCCTTTACCTCGCAGCTGGTGGCGCTTCTGGTTTTGGCCCTGGCGTGGCGGCGGGCCCGGGGGGAAGCCGACGAAGCCCTGGAGCGGCGGCTTTTCCACCTCCCCTACGACCTCCAGCAAGCGCTGCACACCGACTCCAGCGTGGAGGGCGTGGCGGGAGAGCTCCAGCATGCCCGCAACGCCCTTTACCTGGGGCGGGGGGTGCTTTACCCCATCGCCCTGGAAGGGGCCTTGAAGCTCAAGGAAATCTCCTACGTGCACGCCGAGGGCTACCCGGCGGGGGAAATGAAACACGGGCCCATTGCCCTTTTGGACGAAGACTTCCCCGTTATTGGCCTGTGCCCAGCCTTTGAGCTTACGGAAAAGACCCTCTCCAACCTTGAGGAAGTGCGGGCCCGCAAGGCTCCCGTCTACGTGGTGGGGGATGGTGAGCACCCGCGGCTGCGGGAGATCGCCCAGAGGCTTGTCCCCCTGCCCCGCCTCCCCTGGCCGCTCTTGCCCATCGTGGCGGTGGTGCCGCTGCAGCTTTTGGCTTACCGGGTGGCGGTGCTGCGGGGTTGCGACGTGGACCAGCCGCGCAACCTGGCCAAGAGCGTCACCGTGGAGTAG